Proteins encoded in a region of the Leopardus geoffroyi isolate Oge1 chromosome E2, O.geoffroyi_Oge1_pat1.0, whole genome shotgun sequence genome:
- the MEAK7 gene encoding MTOR-associated protein MEAK7 isoform X2: MGNSRSQSGPRFCSQFLPEEQAEIDGLFDALSSEKQHPDTSPRSFSLKALKSHLGEALPQEMVTRLYDGMRRLDLPGKAKGPSESVSREQFAMFMSHLLKGSSEEKSLVIMKMISATEGPVKAREVQKFTEDLVGSVVHVLNYRQELRGWTQKRGPGPPPGVQVLAAQLFSEMELRGSEELPGPQQLDRDCDRAVVEDWVFRVPHVATFLSVVVHRGFLLPRLSLDLAPLVPERHVDQERVFESILDVPSVIYVNAHLPREQRHRWHLLFSSELHGHSFAQLCGRITHQGPCVLLLEDRDGHVFGGFASCSWEVKPQFQGDDRCFLFSTSPRMAVYTSTGYNDHYMYLNHGQQTIPNGLAQRNRSILAVDPEAQALLEIIGRPRHSQGLQDVPEDE, encoded by the exons ATGGGCAACAGCAGAAGCCAGTCGGGGCCGAGGTTTTGTTCCCAGTTTCTCCCCGAGGAGCAGGCCGAGATCGATGGGTTGTTTGACGCTCTGTCATCGGAGAAGCAGCACCCAGATACCTCCCCCAGGTCCTTCTCTCTGAAGGCACTAAAG agccacctagggGAAGCCCTTCCCCAGGAGATGGTCACAAGACTGTACGATGGCATGCGGAGACTCGACCTGCCGGGGAAGGCGAAGGGGCCCAGCGAGAGCGTCTCCCGGGAGCAGTTCGCAATGTTCATGTCCCACTTGCTAAAGGGAAGCTCCGAGGAGAAGAGTCTTGTGATCATGAAAATGATTTCTGCCACAGAAGGTCCCGTGAAAGCGAGAGAAGTCCAGAAG TTCACGGAGGATCTGGTTGGCTCTGTAGTGCACGTGCTAAACTACAGACAGGAGCTGAGAGGCTGGACCCAGAAGAGGGGCCCGGGCCCCCCGCCCGGGGTGCAGGTGCTGGCCGCCCAGCTCTTCTCCGAGATGGAACTCCGAG gCAGCGAGGAGCTTCCGGGGCCTCAGCAGCTGGACCGTGACTGTGACCGAGCCGTGGTCGAGGACTGGGTGTTCAGGGTCCCCCACGTGGCCACGTTCCTGAGCGTGGTCGTCCACAGAGGCTTTCTCCTCCCGCGCTTGTCCCTCGATCTGGCCCCCCTGGTCCCGGAGCGTCACGTGGACCAGGAGAGGGTGTTTGAGAGCATCCTGGATGTGCCGTCGGTCATCTACGTCAACGCCCACCTGCCCAGGGAGCAGCGGCACCGCTGGCATCTGCTCTTCTCATCTGAGCTCCACGGGCACAGCTTCGCCCAGCTCTGTGGGCGCATCACCCACCAGGGCCCCTGCGTGCTGCTGCTCGAGGACCGTGATGGCCACGTGTTCGGTGGGTTTGCGTCCTGCTCCTGGGAGGTCAAGCCTCAGTTTCAAG GGGACGACAGGTGCTTCCTGTTCTCCACCTCCCCCCGCATGGCTGTGTATACCTCCACGGGCTACAACGACCACTACATGTACCTGAATCACGGGCAGCAGACCATCCCAAACGGCCTG GCCCAGAGGAACAGGAGCATCCTGGCCGTGGACCCTGAGGCCCAGGCGCTGCTGGAGATCATCGGGCGCCCTCGCCACAGCCAAGGGCTCCAGGACGTCCCGGAGGATGAGTGA
- the MEAK7 gene encoding MTOR-associated protein MEAK7 isoform X1, whose amino-acid sequence MGNSRSQSGPRFCSQFLPEEQAEIDGLFDALSSEKQHPDTSPRSFSLKALKSHLGEALPQEMVTRLYDGMRRLDLPGKAKGPSESVSREQFAMFMSHLLKGSSEEKSLVIMKMISATEGPVKAREVQKFTEDLVGSVVHVLNYRQELRGWTQKRGPGPPPGVQVLAAQLFSEMELRGSEELPGPQQLDRDCDRAVVEDWVFRVPHVATFLSVVVHRGFLLPRLSLDLAPLVPERHVDQERVFESILDVPSVIYVNAHLPREQRHRWHLLFSSELHGHSFAQLCGRITHQGPCVLLLEDRDGHVFGGFASCSWEVKPQFQGDDRCFLFSTSPRMAVYTSTGYNDHYMYLNHGQQTIPNGLGMGGQHNYFGLWVDVDFGKGHSKAKPKCTTYHSPQLSAQEDFRFEKMEVWAVGEAPGSQQAQRNRSILAVDPEAQALLEIIGRPRHSQGLQDVPEDE is encoded by the exons ATGGGCAACAGCAGAAGCCAGTCGGGGCCGAGGTTTTGTTCCCAGTTTCTCCCCGAGGAGCAGGCCGAGATCGATGGGTTGTTTGACGCTCTGTCATCGGAGAAGCAGCACCCAGATACCTCCCCCAGGTCCTTCTCTCTGAAGGCACTAAAG agccacctagggGAAGCCCTTCCCCAGGAGATGGTCACAAGACTGTACGATGGCATGCGGAGACTCGACCTGCCGGGGAAGGCGAAGGGGCCCAGCGAGAGCGTCTCCCGGGAGCAGTTCGCAATGTTCATGTCCCACTTGCTAAAGGGAAGCTCCGAGGAGAAGAGTCTTGTGATCATGAAAATGATTTCTGCCACAGAAGGTCCCGTGAAAGCGAGAGAAGTCCAGAAG TTCACGGAGGATCTGGTTGGCTCTGTAGTGCACGTGCTAAACTACAGACAGGAGCTGAGAGGCTGGACCCAGAAGAGGGGCCCGGGCCCCCCGCCCGGGGTGCAGGTGCTGGCCGCCCAGCTCTTCTCCGAGATGGAACTCCGAG gCAGCGAGGAGCTTCCGGGGCCTCAGCAGCTGGACCGTGACTGTGACCGAGCCGTGGTCGAGGACTGGGTGTTCAGGGTCCCCCACGTGGCCACGTTCCTGAGCGTGGTCGTCCACAGAGGCTTTCTCCTCCCGCGCTTGTCCCTCGATCTGGCCCCCCTGGTCCCGGAGCGTCACGTGGACCAGGAGAGGGTGTTTGAGAGCATCCTGGATGTGCCGTCGGTCATCTACGTCAACGCCCACCTGCCCAGGGAGCAGCGGCACCGCTGGCATCTGCTCTTCTCATCTGAGCTCCACGGGCACAGCTTCGCCCAGCTCTGTGGGCGCATCACCCACCAGGGCCCCTGCGTGCTGCTGCTCGAGGACCGTGATGGCCACGTGTTCGGTGGGTTTGCGTCCTGCTCCTGGGAGGTCAAGCCTCAGTTTCAAG GGGACGACAGGTGCTTCCTGTTCTCCACCTCCCCCCGCATGGCTGTGTATACCTCCACGGGCTACAACGACCACTACATGTACCTGAATCACGGGCAGCAGACCATCCCAAACGGCCTG GGCATGGGCGGACAGCACAATTACTTTGGGCTGTGGGTTGATGTCGATTTCGGGAAAGGACACAGCAAGGCCAAGCCCAAGTGCACCACGTACCACAGCCCTCAGCTGTCCGCCCAGGAGGACTTCCGGTTCGAGAAGATGGAGGTGTGGGCAGTGGGCGAGGCGCCGGGCTCACAGCAG GCCCAGAGGAACAGGAGCATCCTGGCCGTGGACCCTGAGGCCCAGGCGCTGCTGGAGATCATCGGGCGCCCTCGCCACAGCCAAGGGCTCCAGGACGTCCCGGAGGATGAGTGA